From Novosphingobium sp. 9, the proteins below share one genomic window:
- a CDS encoding CpaD family pilus assembly protein, with product MTTASPLRSSGSRRSLRIAAGTLALSLALALGACGGVPTNRSLDSIHQPEVSRNDYTLDIATTPDGLAPGEGRRLNDWLGAMGVKYGDHLYLDDPAAIPAVRDAVAAIGQRAGITLDGAAPVTTGYVTAGTARVIITRYKASVPGCPDWKGKSDFNPNNATSANFGCAVNSNLAAMVANPQDLVQGQTDTGSTQAMTASKAIDAYRKADTTGSKGLSSSSATSSSSGSSGGSN from the coding sequence ATGACAACCGCTTCCCCTTTGCGCTCTTCCGGCTCCCGCCGGTCGTTGCGGATCGCAGCCGGAACGCTCGCTCTGTCGCTGGCGCTTGCGCTCGGCGCCTGCGGCGGGGTTCCGACCAACCGCTCGCTCGATTCGATCCACCAGCCCGAAGTCTCGCGCAACGACTACACGCTCGACATCGCCACGACGCCCGACGGTCTGGCGCCGGGCGAGGGCCGCCGTCTCAACGATTGGCTGGGGGCGATGGGCGTCAAGTACGGCGATCATCTCTATCTCGACGACCCCGCAGCCATTCCGGCAGTGCGCGATGCCGTCGCGGCGATCGGCCAGCGCGCGGGGATTACGCTTGACGGTGCCGCACCAGTGACGACCGGCTACGTCACGGCAGGCACCGCCCGTGTCATCATCACGCGCTACAAGGCTTCGGTTCCCGGCTGTCCGGACTGGAAGGGCAAGTCGGACTTCAACCCGAACAACGCCACCAGCGCGAACTTCGGCTGCGCGGTCAATTCCAACCTCGCCGCGATGGTCGCCAATCCGCAGGATCTGGTGCAGGGTCAAACCGACACCGGCAGCACGCAGGCGATGACCGCCTCCAAGGCCATCGACGCCTACCGCAAGGCCGACACGACCGGCTCCAAGGGCCTGTCCAGCAGTTCGGCAACCAGCAGCAGCAGCGGTTCAAGCGGAGGGAGCAACTGA
- a CDS encoding CpaE family protein yields MNAPWKGSGQARDQFCAYMCDETSLDVVRQITIEMGWPPEKCHRGGLRSAVQSLSVSASPNILMIDLSESGDPLSDINALAEVCEPGTIVIAVGQVNDVRLYRDLLASGIHDYLLKPLSQGQVRDAIGQAQAVFAAPRHGDGDARRHLSTAVIGTRGGIGASTIATSLAWLMSTEDKFPTALLDLDIHFGTGALCLDLEPGRGLADAIETPSRIDGLFIERAMIRANDNLAILSAEAPITAPLLTDGSAFLQLLEEFKQAFDMSVIDLPRNILINFPQLLAEVNVIVLVVEMTLASARDTIRILSWLRSNASHTQILIVANKVQPAMAEISKSDFEASIETRIDHLIPYDLKATSTAAKLGQTLVDAAKTSKASAVIHDLERAVVATSAELSGKTEAAPKTSLLGKFDLKSLMPKAAAKKAGVPAR; encoded by the coding sequence ATGAACGCACCCTGGAAAGGCTCGGGGCAGGCCCGCGACCAGTTCTGCGCCTACATGTGCGACGAAACCTCGCTCGACGTGGTTCGCCAGATCACCATCGAGATGGGCTGGCCGCCCGAGAAGTGCCATCGCGGTGGCCTGCGCAGCGCCGTACAGTCTCTGTCCGTCTCGGCAAGCCCGAACATCCTGATGATCGATCTGTCCGAAAGCGGCGATCCGCTGAGCGACATCAATGCGCTCGCCGAAGTGTGCGAACCGGGGACCATCGTGATCGCGGTGGGTCAGGTCAACGACGTGCGCCTATACCGTGACCTGCTGGCCAGCGGCATCCACGACTATCTGCTCAAGCCGCTGTCGCAGGGGCAGGTGCGCGATGCCATCGGTCAGGCGCAGGCGGTCTTCGCGGCCCCACGGCATGGCGACGGCGATGCACGCCGCCACCTCTCGACCGCCGTCATCGGCACCCGAGGCGGCATAGGCGCTTCGACGATCGCCACTTCGCTCGCCTGGCTGATGAGCACCGAGGACAAGTTCCCGACGGCGCTGCTCGATCTCGACATTCACTTCGGCACCGGCGCACTGTGCCTCGACCTCGAACCGGGGCGCGGGCTTGCCGATGCAATCGAGACGCCGAGCCGCATCGACGGCCTGTTCATCGAGCGTGCGATGATCCGCGCGAACGACAACCTCGCGATCCTTTCCGCAGAAGCACCGATTACCGCGCCGTTGCTCACGGATGGCAGTGCATTCCTGCAACTGCTCGAAGAGTTCAAGCAGGCGTTCGACATGTCGGTAATCGACCTGCCGCGCAACATCCTCATCAACTTCCCGCAACTGCTGGCCGAAGTGAACGTGATCGTGCTGGTGGTCGAAATGACGCTGGCATCGGCGCGCGACACGATCCGTATCCTCTCCTGGCTGCGCAGCAACGCCAGCCACACACAGATCCTGATCGTGGCGAACAAGGTCCAGCCCGCGATGGCCGAGATCAGCAAGAGCGATTTCGAGGCTTCGATCGAGACCCGGATCGACCACCTGATCCCCTATGACCTCAAGGCAACCTCGACTGCGGCGAAACTTGGACAGACGCTGGTAGATGCGGCGAAGACAAGCAAGGCGAGCGCTGTCATCCACGATCTCGAACGCGCCGTGGTGGCCACCAGCGCAGAGCTTTCCGGGAAGACCGAAGCGGCGCCCAAGACCTCGTTGCTGGGCAAGTTCGACCTCAAGTCGCTGATGCCCAAAGCCGCCGCCAAGAAGGCCGGGGTTCCGGCCCGATGA